CGCTGGCCTGGAGCTCCTTCATCAGCTGCGATTGGTGCGTGTTACGAAGAATGATCATGGTCAAATTGTGGAGTCGACTAACTTGACGATACTCAATCTGTGGCTGGTGTGGATGGGCCCAATGAAAGAGAATCGGCTGGCTTGGAATATGGTCGCAGTTCAAGTCGTTTGTGGACTTTTTGGTTTATTTGTGCGGCATCGACTAGCATTGCTAGTATTCCGGGAAGATAACCGGGCATCTTGGTACCAATTATAGATTTAAAGATCGATAGAAATCAACTAGAAACAGTTTTGATTGATATACTTTGTATTCCGTCAGAAAACCCTGCGCGTAGATCAATTAGGATTGGCTTATGCAGGCTTTCAGGAAACCAATGTTGAGTAGGCGAAACAAGACTCCTTCGTTAGAACAGAGTAAAGCCCGAGCTATCGATACAGAATAGAGCCGAGAATGGACCCATTACCAATCGTCAGTGAATCTACAGGCAAGGCGCTTAACGATATCTCCACTATTCTTCATCAGAACTCCACACCTCACGACCTCATGCTGGTCAGCCTCATAATAACAGAGTTATTCCTCCCCTCCTCAGAGCTGACTTGGCATGTCCATCTATTGACTATAGGTGAGGAGGGAGCGTCTACAAGAGCTTTATATTCTCTGCCTCATTTCTTAAATTTACTACCTTTTGATTTTGGTAGGTTAAAGAAGTGGTAGTTCGGAGTGAGAGATCATATGTATAAGGATTCTCAGAATTGGTTAAAATTATATCAAAAAATACTAATTTTAAATAGAATAACATATACTATCTGTACTATAAGCTCGATGCTTGGGAAACGTGGGACTAGAATCAGAGCCAAGGTATAGTAACATACTGTAGTGAAAGGGTTTATTCTGCTATGTCAACTCGAACAAAGATAGGTGTGAATTTAGGCAGCACTGGGAGTCTTCTCAATCTTGTAGTATTCTTAATAAGGTAGAAGGTGGCTTTACCGAGCTcccctttgctttcttttcagaAGCGGGTGTTTCCTGTAATCCTATAGTCTCTTGTATTTTTCATGGGCAAACTAGTGGTCTATTAAGCTTGACAAGGTAagttactagtagtataGCCACGCTTCCGTGCCCTTAGTCTCGATGTCTATATCTTTGACTTCAGCAAAGTGGGCAATTTACCTCAGAGCGGCGCTGATTCAACGCCTCAGCTCTTAACTACTTGAGATAGGTAAGTTCAATGTTTTTAGGGGATTAGTTTCACCATTCTCCGCATCCAGTTAAGATTCTGGGTGGAAAAGCTTCCCGATAGAATATCATGTAACTGGTCCCCTGCTGTCCCGTGGGTATACTGTACCGCCTGATTTCCAACTGAGATCCAAGATTGTGTATTCAACCCTTTCCGAAGGATCCAACTTTCATGATGACCAATTTCGGAACAAACAGTTCGGTATTGCGACAAAGTTTACGTAACTCCGAGTTGCCAATGTTGGGGATATGATGCACAACAGTCATCTTATTGCCCGGAGATAAACGGGCTATTCAGCGGCCAGCCCCACCGGACCCCGGAGTTAAGGTATATACTAACCCATCCCTGTCGCCGATCCCGCTTATTCAACCTGTCATCCATCCGCATTAGCGTTTCTTCACCCCATGGAAAGGTCAACTCAAACACCTATTCAATTGCGGTTATGATGTAGCTTTATTTCATAACTCCGTCGGCTTATTCTGCAGCATCTAAGAGTGGGTCCACCATGGGAGTTATAAATACTGACCGCAACCGGCACTGAGGTGTATGGTTCTTGGGTACGTTACTTAGTATCAATTTCTCATCTAAAGCTTTATTCTATACACTCTTAAGAGTCTCTATTTCAACATGTCCGAGATATTCGCACCTGCCCCAGAGCCCTCGACTGAGCTGGGTCGCTACCGCGTCCTCTCTTCGACTGCCGGCATCCGCGTTTCGCCACTGCAACTGGGTGCTATGTCTATTGGGGATTCATGGTCTCACTTTATGGGATCTATGGACAAGGAATCTTCTTTCAAACTGCTGGATGCCTTTGTCGAAGCTGGAGGCAATTTTATCGACACTGCCAACAACTACCAAAATGAGCAATCAGAAGCCTGGATAGGCGAATGGATGACTTCCCGGAAGAATCGTGATCAACTTGTCATTGCGACCAAGTTTACTACGGACTACAAGTCTCATGCACTAGGAAAGGGAAACGCACCTAACCACTGCGGTGACCACCGCCGCAGTCTACACATGAGCGTGCGCGACTCTCTGCGTAAGCTCCAAACTGACTGGATCGATATTCTGTACCTTCACTGGTGGGATCATACCACCTCTATCGAGGAAATCATGGACAGCCTTCACATTTTGGTGGAACAGGGCAAAGTGCTCTACCTAGGAATCTCAGATTCCCCTGCGTGGGTTGTGAGTGCCGCCAACACCTATGCTCGAGCTCATGGCAAGACGCCCTTCAGTATCTACCAGGGCCGGTGGAATGTGATGCTTCGTGATTTCGAACGTGAGATTATCCCTATGGCGCGCCATTTTGGGATGGCCCTGGCACCTTGGGATGTCCTCGGCGGCGGCAAGTTccagaccaagaaagcattagaggagcggaagaagaagaatgaaggaTTGCGAAGCTTGACCGGCGCAGGCGAgcagaccgaggaggaagttAAAATGAGCGAGGCACTGGCCAAGGTTGCCTCAGAGCATGGCATTGAGTCTGTAACAGCTGTTGCTCTGGCCTATGTCATGCACAAGACACCTAATGTCTTCCCCCTGGTTGGCGGCAGAAAGGTGGAACACTTACACGACAATATCCAGGCTTTGAAGATTAAGTTAACACCGGAGCAAATCGAATACCTCGAGAGTGTCCGGCCACTGGATGTCGGATTTCCTAATAACTTCATTGGACCCGACCCGAAGGTGACAGGCCGAGCGTCTGGATTGCTAGCAGCGAACGCACAGCTAGCCTTTGTGCCGGCATCCAAACCTATCACTCCGCCTTAAGGAGTTTCGTGATTTATACGGCGCCGGGGGGTCTTACTGAGATTTGAATGTGTATATAATAAACTGTacaaagaagagaatttATTACGTCATAGCACGTTCCAAGTTTAAATTATTGCTTCCACAAGGGAGTACCTCAAGATGCTCGTTTTATGATGAAGACACGTACTCCATGATCCTCATTATACAAATATATGGAGCGAGCTACTTCGTCGACTTTGTACTCGGGTCTGGCCATGTGACTCAACCATTGATAAGTActacagtactccgtatgcaTCGGACCATAAGGAGCTTTCTCACACTAGTGACGCAGTGTAACAGCATGGTTAATCTAGCGGGTTTCTTGCCTCAAAATCAAGCAATCACATCCCCAACGTTAGTCAGGACCCGTGATCTCCGCCGTGGCTAAGCGCGCAGCCACCGGTGTCGGCCCCCCCGGGAACTGTGGGGGCGTCAATATCGTCCAATTGCCACCCGGATATTGGCCGCTGACCAGCCGAGATCGGGGATGCCCCTCGATGGTCGCGCTGCGACATCGCGGTCTTAAAGAGGGTTAAAATGTTCCCCAAGGTATCTCTGTACTCGTCCAGATTCCCCAGATATAATTTCTTCACAACCGTTGGCGAAGACGCAAACAGTTGAGTCTGTGTCTAGTCAGTTTGCTTGTTTCCATACctccctcctttccctctttcatAACCCTCTCCTCTGCCCCTCATGCCTGCTGCCGATAAGAAACCCAGGACCTTGTACGACAAGGTCTTGGATGCGCACATTGTTaatgagcaagaagatggcACTCTCTTGCTGTATATCGGTATGTTATAGCCCTTCGTTCTGATTTTATCTCCAATTCATGTCAACTAACATTGTTCTGCAGATAGACATCTTGTCCACGAAGTGACTTCACCAGTAAGTAGCGCCACGCCACACGATTCGAGTCATCCTATCCATTGACTTGTTCCGGATGATACTTTCGCAAAGGTCTAACACTCCATAGCAAGCCTTTGAGGGCCTCAAGAATGCTGGTCGGAAAGTCCGCCGGCCTGACTGCACTCTTGTCACAGTTGATCACGTACGTCAACAATATTTTCCTATTATGATTTTTCACTGTCCCCATGAGATTGAAGCTAACCCATGAGCAGAACATCCCGACATCTACTCGCAAGAACTTCAAGAATGTCGAAGAATTCATCGAAGAGACCGACTCCCGTTTGCAATGTACCACACTGGAAGAGAACGTAAAGGACTTCGGGCTCACATATTTCGGCATGGGAGATAAGCGTCAGGGTATTGTTCATATCATTGGTCCAGAGCAGGGTTTCACTCTTCCTGGAACGACGGTCGTTTGTGGTGACAGCCATACCTCGACACACGGTGCCTTTGGTTCCCTCGCTTTCGGTATCGGTACAAGTGAAGTCGAACACGTCCTCGCCACCCAGACCCTTATCTCTCGCAGAAGCAAGAACATGCGTATCCAAGTCGATGGGGAGCTCCCCGCAGGTGTCACCAGTAAGGATGTTGTCCTCCACATCATTGGTGTTATCGGAACTGCTGGAGGTACTGGTGCCGTTATCGAATTCTGCGGCTCTGTTATTCGCGGCTTGAGCATGGAGGCTCGTATGTCGATGTGCAACATGTCTATTGAGGCTGGTGCTCGTGCTGGCATGATCGCACCCGACCAGATCACGTTCGACTACCTCAAGGGTCGTCCTCTCGCCCCGAAGTACGACAGTGCTGAGTGGAAGAAGGCTGTCAACTACTGGTCCAGTCTGGCTTCTGATGAAGACGCCGTCTACGACAAGACAATCGTGCTTGATGGCAAGGACATCATCCCAACCGTCTCTTGGGGTACTTCTCCTCAGGATGTTGTTCCTATCAATGGTGTTGTTCCAGGGCCGGATGATTTTGAGGATGAGAACCGCAAACTTGCCTGCAAGCGCGCACTTGAGTACATGGGTCTCGTGGCTGGTACTCCTATGAAGGAGGTCCAGATTGACAAGGTCTTCATCGGCTCTTGCACGAACGCTCGTATTGAAGATCTGCGGGCAGCTGCCAAGGTTGTTAGGGGTAAGAAGATCGCCCCTAATGTCAAGCGCGCGATGGTCGTCCCTGGTTCTGGTCTCGTGAAGGAACAGGCTGAAGCCGAAGGTCTCGACAAGATCTTCACTGATGCTGGCTTTGAGTGGAGAGAAGCTGGTTGCTCCATGTGCCTGGGTATGAACCCCGATATTCTCTCGCCCAAGGAGCGCTGTGCTAGTACTTCGAACCGTAATTTCGAAGGTCGCCAGGGTGCTCAGGGTCGTACCCACCTGATGTCccctgccatggctgcggcAGCTGGTATCGTCGGAAAGCTTGCGGATGTTCGTGAGCATGTTGTCACTAGCCCCGTTCTGGGTAAGGTGCAACCCAGGGTTGATGTCCAGCCAGAGGCGGAAGATGTCGACACTGAGGAAGAACTCGACCGCATCTTGGACCAGCCCGCAGACAACGAACCCCACACCAACACCTCTGGCGGCTCGAGCGCTGGCTTGCCCAAGTTCACCACCCTTAAGGGCATTGCCGCCCCCATGAACCGCTCCAACGTCGACACTGACGCCATCATTCCCAAGCAGTTCCTGAAGACCATCAAGCGTACTGGTCTCGGCAGCGCGCTCTTCTACGAACTGCGCTACAAGGATGGCCAGGAAGACCCCGAATTCATCCTGAACCAGGGTGTCTACCGCAACTCCAAGATCCTGGTTGTCACCGGCCCCAACTTCGGCTGCGGTAGCTCTCGTGAACACGCACCCTGGGCCCTCCTCGACTTCGGCATCAAGTGTGTCATCGCTCCCTCCTTCGCtgacatcttcttcaacaacaccttCAAGAACGGCATGCTCCCCATCCCGATCTCCGACGAAGCTGCTCTGCAGAAGATCGCCGCGGAGGCCAGCGCAGGTCGCGAGATCGAAATCGACCTTGTCAACCAGGAAATCAAGGATGCCCAGGGCAACAAGCTTTCCGGATTCGATGTTGACGCTTTCCGCAAGCACTGCCTGGTCAATGGCCTGGACGACATCGGCCTCACTCTGCAGATGGAAGACAAGATCCGCGCATTCGAGACCAAGCGCACTCTCGAAACCCCCTGGCTCGATGGAAGTGGGTACCTGAAGCGTGGCAACCGTGGCGCTACCATGGTTCAGGCTGCCCCTGTCCCTAAGACTAACCGGGGAGATGTCAAGACCGAACCTTTGGAATGGTAAATAAAAAGTTCCAGTCTCGTTagatttttctctttccttttacATTTCGGGTACGATACGACGTTTATGCAGCTATACTCTCTTGATTCTTGGTAATAGGTTATACTGGCGAAGGAATTATTACAACCACTTTGGGAATGGTCTCGGGCTAAGAATGATTATTTATACCTGATCAGCTAGATAACTAAAAGAAGCCTAGCTCTCACAACGAATACAATAACTATTTAATAAGTGCATCTGCAGTTCCTTGTCCAGAATTATGATTAACAATCCATCTCACATACTCTACCAACAAACACGCAGTCGAAATCAAGGGTTGATCAGAAAAACTCATAAAAATGTCcaaacaacaagaacacaAAACTGACAACccaacaacagcatcatggATATAAAGAGCGACAGAACAAAGCTCAATGAACAAGCGCATCATCAAAGCAAAAGAGCAAAAACTTTCAAACCATCCATGCGTTTGTATAAGGAACGTAACGACATCCGATTCATCATCAATAAATAACCCATTAAAGCATCATATATGCAGTGAGATCGTTTCTCCCCCCTCCACCGACGATGCGGGAGGGAGGTATGTAAAGTGAGAGTCTCCACATCGGACGTCAGACATAAAATGTTAATGTACAAGAAAAATCCtggttgctttttctgtgtTCCTCCTCTTGCTTCTATCGAGTCCCCCGCTTTCTGGCGCTGtgagatttttttttttttttttggttttttgAGAGTCTATTGGTTGGTTTGGAGCCCGTGCCGTGCCGTGGCTCTATGCGTGTAGATGCCGGGTGcatattatattatattgttATATACGGAGAGTTTGGGGGCGGTTGAGGGTCGGGTATAGAGCGTATCAGGGTTGGCTTAGGGCTTGGTGAGTTGTTCTTTCCGGAAGAACAGAAGGAATCCGGCGCTGGGGCTTTGTTAGCATTTTGCTGCCTGTGAAATGGATTGTAGGGGGATCGATGACTTACCAGAtcaagagctggaagaataAGGCGATCCAGAACCAAGCGTTTGCAACGGAACTGCCACCGGCAGTCACATCCGGCGAGATTGGTCCAGGACCGATGTTATTTGGAGCACATGCTCTGGCGACGATTGTCGCGATGGATCCCAGCACTTGAGATGCAAGCAGGGTGAAGGCTATATGTACTCGTGTGAGGGTCTGGAGAAGAATCATGCCGAAGCCGAGACCCTGTAAGGCATCAAGGATACCGAGCCAGAGCCATAGACTTCGTGATGCGAGTGCTCCGCTAACAGAACTGCCAGCCcagggaaggaagagaccCATTCCGGAGACACCCCACCATATCTGGGCCCAACGTGGAGCTCCCAAACCGCATGCAAATACAGGTAGAATCCAGCTATGGCGCTTCGAGAGATATCCAAATAGGGTTAACACTGCTACCCAGAtgacaccgaagaagacgacgacgaggatgccGACTTGCCAGGCTTCGGCATGGTTTGAGCTCCAAAGGACTGTATGAGGCACGATAAGTTAGTGGCTTCTTGGAGAGTATAGGTCTGATGTACTTACAGGCCCAGTTTCGTCCATAAGGTGCGCTGAGGAAGAAATTTTGCAAAATGACTACCACGAAGTTCCACAGGACGATCTTGCGCCGGAAGACAGACTTGTAGAATGATGGAACTTTTCCAGGTGACTGGCGGTAGTAATTGGgcaggccgaagaagattatCAGACCAATGGCCCAGAGGAATGCAGCGATTGGCATGCAGATTGCGCTAGAAGAGGCCGTTAGCAATTGTAATCATAGTGATAAAGGTGAAACATACGTCATTTTCCAGGAGTTGACAATGCCGCCGTTGACGTTGGTAACTCCATTGGCGACAGCGCTAGAGATTGTCGTTCCCCAGTACCACAGTCCAATAACATATGCTTGCTGGGTTCCTTGGATGAGGCATGCCCGGAAAACCCAGTCTTTAACCTGAACACCGCTTTCATCGCCAAAATTGAGAGCGAAGAACAGTGATCCgcttgaagaagcagcagcgTAAACACCGCTTCCCACATTCTGGATCCATCCACGAGCGGAGCCATTTGACTCAAAGTGTGCTAATCCAATGATGACAAACGATGCGCCGTATAAGAACCAAGGTATGGAAAGGACAAACACCGATttgaagaagcggaagaaaaaCCACCAGATGATTGAAGTGACAAGGTATACTGTCGCAATACCATAGAGCTTCTCAGCTGTCTGGCCGTTTTCACCGGCAAGCAAGGTAATTTGGTATGAGTTGGCCGCAATGATCTGACCGAGACCTAGGAAAAACGAATACACAGGCCAGCCAAAGATTCGAATTTGCATCCATTTCCTTAAGCCCGAGGGGGGAACATAGTCTCGTCCCAGAAGGAACTCATCCTTTTCTGCGCGTGGATCGCTGCCACTTTCGTTTGAACCCAGATCCTCGTGGGAGATTGAGCTCATAGGTGTGTTGTTTTCGCCCTTGGTTTGGAAAATCGAAGAAGCGGGAGATTGGTTGCGCCCCAATCTTGCGTCTCTGAACTTGTCAAACCACTTCTTTTCGCTCTTCATCAGATACTCCTCTATACAAAGCTGGGATTCAGAGTTAGATCCGTTGAGCTTTTCGAGTCTCTGATCAAACATTCGATAGTATTCGCCAGTACC
The sequence above is a segment of the Aspergillus oryzae RIB40 DNA, chromosome 3 genome. Coding sequences within it:
- a CDS encoding uncharacterized protein (voltage-gated shaker-like K+ channel, subunit beta/KCNAB) — translated: MTSRKNRDQLVIATKFTTDYKSHALGKGNAPNHCGDHRRSLHMSVRDSLRKLQTDWIDILYLHWWDHTTSIEEIMDSLHILVEQGKVLYLGISDSPAWVVSAANTYARAHGKTPFSIYQGRWNVMLRDFEREIIPMARHFGMALAPWDVLGGGKFQTKKALEERKKKNEGLRSLTGAGEQTEEEVKMSEALAKVASEHGIESVTAVALAYVMHKTPNVFPLVGGRKVEHLHDNIQALKIKLTPEQIEYLESVRPLDVGFPNNFIGPDPKVTGRASGLLAANAQLAFVPASKPITPP
- the luA gene encoding 3-isopropylmalate dehydratase LEU1 (3-isopropylmalate dehydratase (aconitase superfamily)); translation: MPAADKKPRTLYDKVLDAHIVNEQEDGTLLLYIDRHLVHEVTSPQAFEGLKNAGRKVRRPDCTLVTVDHNIPTSTRKNFKNVEEFIEETDSRLQCTTLEENVKDFGLTYFGMGDKRQGIVHIIGPEQGFTLPGTTVVCGDSHTSTHGAFGSLAFGIGTSEVEHVLATQTLISRRSKNMRIQVDGELPAGVTSKDVVLHIIGVIGTAGGTGAVIEFCGSVIRGLSMEARMSMCNMSIEAGARAGMIAPDQITFDYLKGRPLAPKYDSAEWKKAVNYWSSLASDEDAVYDKTIVLDGKDIIPTVSWGTSPQDVVPINGVVPGPDDFEDENRKLACKRALEYMGLVAGTPMKEVQIDKVFIGSCTNARIEDLRAAAKVVRGKKIAPNVKRAMVVPGSGLVKEQAEAEGLDKIFTDAGFEWREAGCSMCLGMNPDILSPKERCASTSNRNFEGRQGAQGRTHLMSPAMAAAAGIVGKLADVREHVVTSPVLGKVQPRVDVQPEAEDVDTEEELDRILDQPADNEPHTNTSGGSSAGLPKFTTLKGIAAPMNRSNVDTDAIIPKQFLKTIKRTGLGSALFYELRYKDGQEDPEFILNQGVYRNSKILVVTGPNFGCGSSREHAPWALLDFGIKCVIAPSFADIFFNNTFKNGMLPIPISDEAALQKIAAEASAGREIEIDLVNQEIKDAQGNKLSGFDVDAFRKHCLVNGLDDIGLTLQMEDKIRAFETKRTLETPWLDGSGYLKRGNRGATMVQAAPVPKTNRGDVKTEPLEW